The nucleotide sequence TAGTAACCTACATAAAAAGGTGCATCTGGCCTCAATCTGGAAAAGTAATAGATAAAAGGAAATAGCAAAACCAAAACCAGATAAACCAAAAATCCTGAAAAAGCCAAAAAGCCGAAATATCTTCCTATAACGTAATCCCTCCTCTTTATGGGAAGAGAAATCACATATTGGAGGGTTTTCCTCTCAAGATCGGTCTGTATAAGCCCAAGAATTAAAAAGAGCATAAGCACCAGAACGACGAAATTGGCAAAGGAAAGGGCAAATCCCGTAAGTATTCTCGGAACTTCAAACATTGTAAAACTGTAAAGAACCGGCATTCCGAGCATTGCAAGCAGAAGTAAAACAAGGATTATGTGAAAACTCCTTTCTCTAAGAGCCTGTTTAAAGGTTATCCTTGCAATTTCAAGAGTTCTTTTCATATTCCTCTAATGTCTTTATAAATTCCTTTTCAAGGCTTTCAACTTCCTTTGTTTCAACAAATTTCAAAATTCTCCCCCGGTGAATAATGCAAACCCTGTCGCAGATCTTTTCAATATCCTCCAGAATGTGAGAGGTAAAGAAAATGGTGGCCCCATCTGCTAGCGCCTCAGCTATCAAATCCCTTGCCATTTTTCTTCCCAGTGGATCAAGCCCATTTAAAGGCTCATCAAGAATTATAAGTTCAGGATTCCCGATAAAGGCCTGGGCAAGGCCAAGCCTCTGAACCATACCGCGGGAATACTTTTTTATGAGTTTCCCTCCTTCCTTTTCAAGACCTACCTTAAAAAGCCACTTTTCTACTTCTTCTTTCAAGCTCTTTCCTGTTAAACCCCTCAGTCTTCCGCCCCACTCAAGGAGTTCAAAACCTTTCAAATTTTCATAAAAGTTAGGATTCTCAGGCAAGTAAGACAACCTTCTTTTCACATCCTCTTCAAAGGGAAATTTACCGAAGACTTTAACCACTCCGCTATCGGGAAAGATAAGACCGAGGATAATCTTTATAGTAGTACTTTTTCCCGCACCATTTAATCCGATAAGGCCAAAAGACTTGTTTCTTTCAACCTCAAAGGTAATACCATCAAGTGTCCTGAAGGGCTTTTCAAATAGCTCCCCCTTATAGGTCTTGCAGACATTATTAAGTTCAATTACATTGTCTTGCATATTAGCTACAAGGCTCGCAAATGCGTTCCTGCGAGTTTATCATAACACCCTCATCTTTAAGTGCAACATAAACTCTTGCGCTCTTAAGATTCATAGGGGACTCCATAAAAGACCTTTAGTTCTAAAACCAATTTCACATGCCAACATCATATTCTAAGTTATAGGATAATGCCGATGGCATGCATAGACAAGCCCGAGAAAATTTGAAGAAGAAAATGTCCGTGCTGTGATCAACGTTGGGAAACCTGTACGATCACGTTCCAGAAACAAAAATTTTTGGTGAATTGAAAACTCAGACTGTTGCACGTAATGCCGAAATTAAAGTATTTATAAAATTTCTACAAAAATTTTGGGGCCCCGAGAGGGGCCCCAAAATGACTTAGCTTTTGCAATTTTACTGAAGCGTCCAGTTACCTACACCTGTGAAATCGTCCTGTTGTGGAACAGATGTAGGTGGCGTAATATCGCCAGGGAAATCCACCCCTATGAATGCTCTATCTCTCCAGTAAAAGATACCCTGTACATCGGAATCCGCACCAAAGCCCGTATCACCCTGTGTATGGTGAGTAGCCATTGTATAAGAGGCATTTGTAGCATCAGTAAGAGCCTGGAAGAAAACCGAGGTGGACAAGTTGAAAGTATCAACTGCATTCGTGGGGCCACCTGTCCAAGCAACGGCAATTAGTCCAGAATCCGGACCTACAGCATCAGGGTAATGTTGCCAATCTGCAAAAAATGCTTCATATGTCGTTCTTACATTTCTTAGATCGCTTTCTGCTGCACCGTTGTATGCCCTTATTCTGTATCTTGCAAACTGCGGTATGGCTATTGCGGCCAGGATCGCAATGATTGCGATCACTATGAGTAGCTCTATTAGTGTGAAGCCTTTACGCCTCATGTTTATACCTCCTGTTTAAGGTTTTGTGTTAATAAAATATCTGCAAACCTTGTGCCAAAATATAAACCTTTTATTTTCAGGCCGTTTTGGAGGTTTGCTATTTGCATTTTGCAAATCTTTTTGCAAAATGCAACTATTTTTTTTCATGTCCTATCTCCTTTAACTTTCTGTAAAGAGTTGAAAGATCAATGCCGAGGACCTTTGAAGCCTCCCTTTTATTATATCCTGTCGACTTGAGGACATTCAAAATGTGCTCTCTCTCAACCTCTTTCAAACTCTTGAGTCTTCTTTCTTCAAATGTCGTTTTAATAAGCAGGCTTCGAACTTCTCCTGTCTTTATAACTCTGCCCTCATCAGAGGTGATAACAAGCTGTTCAACGAAATGTTCCAATTCTCTCACATTACCAGGCCAATCGTAAGATTCGAGAATCTCAACTATGCCACTTTCTATTCCTACTTTTTTACCGTACTTTTTCGAGTATCTGTTCAAAAAGTAATTAAACAAAAGCCCTATATCTTCTTTCCTCTCCCTAAGAGGGGGAATATAAATGCTCGTAACATTAAGCCTGTAGTATAGGTCCTCCCGGAACTTGCCTTCCTTAACAAGCTCCGGCAAATTTCGGTTTGTTGCAGCAATTATCCTGACATCAATCTTTTCTTCCCTCGTGCCACCTAAAGGAGTTATTACCTTGAAATCAAGCACCCGGAGGAGTTTTGCCTGCAACCGGGGTGATGCTTCAGAAATCTCATCAAGAAATAAAGTACCCCCCTCTGCCACCTTAAAAAGACCGTCTTTATCCGAAAACGCTCCGGTAAAGGCACCTTTCTTGTAACCGAAAAGTTCGCTTTCCACCAGTTCCTCGGGCATAGCTGCCATGTTCAAGGCTATAAAGGGTCTATCCTTTCTCGGTGAGTTGTAGTGAATAGCTCTCGCTACCAGTTCTTTTCCCGTACCCGTCTCTCCGTATATTAGGCAGGTGGTATCGTATGGTGCAATCTGTTTTATTTTATCAAGAACTTCCAGCAAAGATTTTGATCTACCCACTATTTCATACTCTTTTAAAAACTTAAGCTCTTTTTTAAGGCGAAGGTTTTCCTCTTTAACAGCCAAGTACTTCTCAGCCCTTGCAAGGGCTGCTTCAAGGTCTTGTAATCTGAAAGGCTTCAGCAGAAAGTCGTCTGCCCTCCTTCTGATTGCTTCAATGGCAGAATCGAGAGTTCCGTAGGCAGTTATCAAAATTACGTAGATATCAGGATTCAACCTTTTAAGTTCACTTAAAAGATCCATCCCCGCCATTTCTGGCATTTTTAGATCCAGAATGGCAAGATGAGGATTAATTCTTTCCGCTTCACTTAGCGCGGATACCGGATTTTCGAAGGCAAAGACTTCATATCCCGATGCAGTGAGATACTTTTCAATGCTTACAAGGATACCTTTGTCATCATCCACAACTAATACTTTTTTCATGATAATTTGAATTCAAGAATAACATCCGTCCCTTTTCCAGGAACGGAATAAATTAACAGATTACCACCGTGGGCCTTCATGATTCTCTCACAAATAGCAAGTCCAAAACCGGTTCCACCTTTCTTTGTGGTAAAAAAAAGTTCTTTCGACCTTTTAAGGACATCACTATCCATACCTTTTCCATAATCTCTGACAATGACTGCTGGATTTTTCGCCAGATAAATCGACCCATCGATAAGTTTTATCTGCTCCCCAGGCTTGAGAAATAAAGTATCAATATATTCCTTGGTATCTGCTTCTATACTATTGCGGAAGAGATTAATAAAAAGCTCCTCTAATTTTGTCTCGTCAGCTGGTATCATAAAATCAGGAGGAATGCTGTTCCTGAGTTTATAATTCCCTTGATACAACGAGACTACGTTTTTAAAGGCTCTTGCAACGACATCAGCAATCTTTACCTCGGCGATCCTCAGCTCTGGAATTTTTGCATATTGCAAAAAGCGGTTAACAACCTCCGATAGCCTTTCTGCATCGTACATCACGCTCCTTAAAAGTTGTTCGTCAGGATTGACCTTTTTTGACAAAATGAGTTCCATTGCCATATTTATAGCCTGTACGGGATTCCTTATTTCATGGGCAAGATTTGCCGAAAGTTCACCGAGAAAAGCAAGCCTCTCCAGCTCCCTTCTTTCATTTTCAAGTTTCTTCACCTCAGTCAGATCCTGAAAAACAACGATTCTTGTCCCATCTTTGAGGATTTTTAGGGAATAACCAAGAACTTTTCCTCCTATTTCAAGCTCACTTCTTAAAGTAGCCTTTTCCTCCAGGACCAACCCGAGGAACTGTGAAAGTTCAGAATCACTCAAGATCTCCCTTGCACTCTTGTTAGCAAAAATTATCTCGCCTGCTGGAGAAATCGTCAAAATCCCACTTGGCACAATACTCAGTATCTCCTCGCTGGAAAGTCTGTACTTAATAAAGTCCTTCTCCTGACGCTTCAACAGATTGCTGAAGTAGAGAGTTACTCCCGTCAATGAAGCAAAAATGAAGATATAGACAAGAAAATAGGTAAGTTTTTTAGTAAAAGGAGAAGGGGCTATAGAAAGATGCTCACCGGGCATATTATAATGAAAGCGGGTCAAAAAGTATAGAAAAAGTAAGGCTATTAAGGATTGAACAATCCCCCCTTTTAACCCCTGAAAATATACCACAAATACAATGGGTAACGCGAAAAGAAAAGTTATCCTGGAATCAATTCCCCCTGTGGCAATAGACATGACTGCGACCACAATGTCAAAAAGGACGAGAGAAATCCAGAAAGGCCATAAAGTGTTTTCAGGAAAGAGAAGGAATAAAATCAAGTTAGCAAGGATCGTTAGGAATGAAATACCAATGAAAAGTTCAGTTAAAGAATCTGCGCCAATTCCTTTTAAATAAATTAAAGCTACTAACGTTATGAAGAGTACTACAAAAGAATTTACGCTTAAAAAATACCTTAGCTCTCGCCTTCCAAGCAAGTTATTTTATCGTTCCTGCAAGGCCAAAAATAGGCAAGTACATTGCAATTAACATTCCGCCAACAAAAACACCAATAATCACAATCATTATAGGTTCAATTGTTGATGCAAGTGTAGAAACTGCTGTATCCACCTCATCGTCATAAAAATCAGCAATTTTAGAAAGCATATCACCAAGTCTTCCACTTTCTTCCCCAACGGAAATCAAATGCACCACAAGAGGTGGAAAGATCCCTGTTTCCTGAATGGGTTTGGTGATGGTTTCACCCGCTGAAATTTTCTGAGCTACCTTATCCATTGCCTTTTCAAGAACCTTGTTACCCGAGGCTTTACCCGTAATTTTCAAGCTCTGTAAAATTTCAACACCACTGGATATTAAGATGGATAACGTCCTTGCAAAGCGAGCTATTGCGACCTTTTTAATTAACGGGCCAAAGATCATAACCCGCATAGTGAAGTTATCCCAAAGGAACTTACCTTTTTCGGTTTTGATAAAGCGTCTGAGGGCCAATATGGCAACAATAAGTGCACCGGCTATGATAAAGAAATATCTCTGCAAGAATTTACTTATCCCAATTACAAAGAGAGTAGGTCCTGGTAGTTTTGCACCAACTTCTTCGTACATTTTGGCAAAGGAAGGAATTACAAAAAGGAGCATAGCCGTTGAAACTACAATTAAAACTAAGAAGACCACAGCAGGGTAAGCCATGGCGGACACGACCTTTCTTTTTATTGAATCCATCTTTTCATAGAACGTGGCTGCCTGTTTTAGGGTATTTACAAGCTGTCCGGATTGTTCACCAACAGTCACCATCTGGACTATTAAATCCGGGAAAATACTCGGGTGCTCTTTCATAGCATCGCCGAGACTCTTACCACCTTCAACATCCCGCTTTATTTTAAGAATTGCGTCTTTCAATTTTCTTTTTTCGGTCTGCTCACCAAGAATTTCAAGGGCACGTGTTAAAGAAACCCCAGATTCAATCATGACTGCAAATTGCCTGCAGAAGATTGCAAGGTCCTTAAATCCTGGCTTCCCTCCAAAGGGTAGGCTGAATCCCTTCCGCTCTTCTTCCACCTTGACAACTATAAGACCTATATTTCTAAGCCTTGCCACCACCTCATCACTGGATTTGGCATTTACCACACCTGTTCTTATCCTTCCTTCTTTATCCTTTGCAGTGTAAATAAAACGTGCCATAAAATCCTCCTTTTATCTTCCAGATTTGGGTGCCATGCTGACCATTTTTTTCAACTCCTCGGGCCGAGGTGAAGCAAGCAACGCGGTTTGCAGGGTGATAAGTCCCTGCGTAAAGAGGCTTGCAAGAGACATGTTCATTGTCTGCATTCCAAAAGCCTGACTCGACTGCATAATACTATACATCTCATGAGTCCTTGATTCACGAATAAGGGTTTGAACGGCAGGAGTAGCAAGTAATACTTCCGAGGCCAGCACCATTCCTTTACCACCCGCCCGCGGCAGGAGCTTTTGAGAGATTACTCCTTCCAGAACGCTGGCAAGTTGCACCCTTACCTGATCCTGCTGATAAGGAGGGAAAACGTCAATGATACGGTTCACAGATTCAATTGCGGTACCTGTGTGCAAGGTTGCAAGAACCAGATGGCCCGTTTCAGCAGCAATTAAGGCGGATTGAATGGTTTCAAGGTCCCTCATCTCACCCACCATTATCACATCGGGGTCCTGCCTCAATACGTACTTCAAAGCAGTTGCAAAAGATTTAGTATCCTGTCCAACTTCTCTCTGAGCAATTACAGCTTTTTTATTCCTGTGAAGGTATTCAATTGGGTCCTCAAGAGTAATAATATGGCACGCCCTCATCTGATTTATTCTATCTATCATAGCAGCCAGAGTTGTGGACTTTCCACTACCCGTAGGGCCAGTAACCAGAATCAATCCCTTATCTTTTTCCACGAGGGAGTGTACTACCGGTGGCAACCCAAGGGATTCTATAGGGGGGATCTTGAAAGGAATCCTTCTTATCGCACAGGCGACAGTTCCCCTCTGGAAGAAAGCATTGCATCTAAATCTTGATAAGCCTTCGATGGAAATAGCGAAATCCAGCTCCAGCTCATTTTCCAACTTAGCTCTTTGGGACTCGGAAAGAAGACTGTACACGAGATTTTTCACATCTAATGGTGTGAGCACTTTGTATCCTGACGGAACAAGGGTTTTGTCAATCCTGAAATAGGGCTCTGCACCTGCGGAGAGATGTAAATCCGTTGCGTTTTTTCTTACCATTTCTTCCAAAAGTTCTTTAATTGTAACATCTGGCATAAATTATCCCTCCATAGTTACTCTAATAACTTCTTCAAGAGAAGTTAAGCCTCTCTGGAATTTGAGGAGGGCAGCTTCTCTCAGCGTCAACATGCCCTCCTCCCTTGCCTTTTCTCTAATTTCATGAATTGGGCGTTCCTCAAGAATCATTTCCCTGATTGTCGGAGTAATTAACATTACCTCATAAATACCTTCTCTTCCCTTATATCTTGAGCCCTTGCAAACATCACAGTTGCCTTCCCCTTCACCATATACAACTTTTCCTGCAAGGAAGCTCGGATCAAGGCCAACTAATTTAAGCTTCTCAGGCGTTGGTTGAACAGGTTTCTTACACTGGGGGCACAGTTTCCGAACAAGACGCTGAGCCATAACGAGAATCAAAGAATCAGCAATAAGATAAGGTGGAATCCCCATATCCACAAGACGGGCAATTGTACTGGGAGCGTCATTGGTGTGCAATGTTGAAAGCACCAGGTGACCTGTTAATGCTGCCTTAACTGCAATGGAAGCGGTTTCACTGTCACGAATCTCACCGACCATTATGATATCTGGGTCCTGACGCAGGAAAGATCTCAGGGCAGCAGCAAAAGTCAAACCGATTTCTTCTCTCACCTGAACCTGGTTTATTCCCTCAAACTCGAACTCTACAGGATCTTCAGCAGTCATAATGTTAACTTCCGGCCTATTCAAAATAGATAGCGCTGAATACAATGTCGTGGTCTTACCACTTCCTGTTGGCCCTGTCACCAAAATCATACCATAAGGTCTTGTAATAGCATACTCAAACTTTTTCAATGAATCAGGTTCAAATCCGAGTTTTTTAAGATCCAGAGTAAGACTACTTTTATCCAGAATTCTCAACACCACTTTCTCGCCATGCTTAACCGGAAGCGTAGAAACACGGAAATCAATAATCCTTCCCAGTTTATCTTTAATCTTTAGATGGCCATCCTGTGGTAATCTTCTTTCCTCAATTTTTAGATTGGACATGATCTTTACAACTGAAACAATGCCCCGGGCATACCTATATGGTGGGGGTTCTATTTCTCTTAGTGTTCCATCAATCCTAAATCTTATCCTCAATTTTTTCTCAAAAGGTTCAATGTGAATATCGCTGGCCTTTCTCTCTATAGCTTCCCTCAATAGAGTCAACACATAGCGCTGAACAGTAGAATCCTTTGCAGCTGCAGCGGCATCCGTAAGCTCCTCCTCTTCTTTTTCTTCTACTACTTCCAGCTCCTCAACCTGAGATTCTTCAGCAAGTTCTTTAGCAATCTCCGATACTTCGGATTTCTCTCCATAGGCTTTAATTATCAGATTCTGAATCTTTTCAGGGCTCATAAGTAAAGGTTCAATACTAAAATTAGTCAAAAATCTCAAATTATCAAGAACTTCCCATTTTGTGGGATCAGCCATTGCAACAAACAAAACTCTACCCTTTCTTCTTAAAGGAAATACTTCATTCTTCTCACAGAACTCCCTCGGAATCAATTGTACTAAAGTAGGATCAATAGGTTCATTTCCAAGTTCAGCAATCTGAACCTTAAACTCTCTGGCCAAAATCTTTAAAAGTTGCTCTTCTGTCATAAGTCCCATTTCCTGGATCACTTTATACGGGGACTTATTGGTCCTTTTTACCTCTTCCCTGATCTTCATCGCCGTTGCTTCGTCAACCAGCCTGTACTTTAATAGTACAGAAACTACCTTTCCAACATCCATTTTCCTCACCTCCCAAATTTCACTTCATAAACTATATAAATTTAATTCAAAAAGCAGTTACTGTCAAGAACAAGCTTTTTTTGATAAACATAGGCAAGCGTTTAAAATTTTTACATGATTTTACTTGGTATTTTTTTCTTTCTTATAGGACTTGCGGTTGGAAGCTTTCTCAACGTAATTATTTACAGATTACCTAAGGGAATCTCCATCATTAAGCCGCCCTCTCACTGTCCATCCTGCGGCACCAGGATAAAATTCTATGACAACATTCCATTAATCTCTTTCATAATTCTGAGAGGAAAATGCAGATACTGTGGATCAAAAATTTCGCCCATTTACCCGGTAGTTGAAGGTCTTACAGGTTTTGCCTTTTTGCTTGTCTATCTCAAATTCAATTTCAATATTTTTATAGCTATCAAGTTTATGATTTTCACTGCGC is from bacterium and encodes:
- a CDS encoding ABC transporter ATP-binding protein, with amino-acid sequence MQDNVIELNNVCKTYKGELFEKPFRTLDGITFEVERNKSFGLIGLNGAGKSTTIKIILGLIFPDSGVVKVFGKFPFEEDVKRRLSYLPENPNFYENLKGFELLEWGGRLRGLTGKSLKEEVEKWLFKVGLEKEGGKLIKKYSRGMVQRLGLAQAFIGNPELIILDEPLNGLDPLGRKMARDLIAEALADGATIFFTSHILEDIEKICDRVCIIHRGRILKFVETKEVESLEKEFIKTLEEYEKNS
- a CDS encoding prepilin-type N-terminal cleavage/methylation domain-containing protein; the protein is MRRKGFTLIELLIVIAIIAILAAIAIPQFARYRIRAYNGAAESDLRNVRTTYEAFFADWQHYPDAVGPDSGLIAVAWTGGPTNAVDTFNLSTSVFFQALTDATNASYTMATHHTQGDTGFGADSDVQGIFYWRDRAFIGVDFPGDITPPTSVPQQDDFTGVGNWTLQ
- a CDS encoding sigma-54 dependent transcriptional regulator, yielding MKKVLVVDDDKGILVSIEKYLTASGYEVFAFENPVSALSEAERINPHLAILDLKMPEMAGMDLLSELKRLNPDIYVILITAYGTLDSAIEAIRRRADDFLLKPFRLQDLEAALARAEKYLAVKEENLRLKKELKFLKEYEIVGRSKSLLEVLDKIKQIAPYDTTCLIYGETGTGKELVARAIHYNSPRKDRPFIALNMAAMPEELVESELFGYKKGAFTGAFSDKDGLFKVAEGGTLFLDEISEASPRLQAKLLRVLDFKVITPLGGTREEKIDVRIIAATNRNLPELVKEGKFREDLYYRLNVTSIYIPPLRERKEDIGLLFNYFLNRYSKKYGKKVGIESGIVEILESYDWPGNVRELEHFVEQLVITSDEGRVIKTGEVRSLLIKTTFEERRLKSLKEVEREHILNVLKSTGYNKREASKVLGIDLSTLYRKLKEIGHEKK
- a CDS encoding ATP-binding protein, which codes for MLGRRELRYFLSVNSFVVLFITLVALIYLKGIGADSLTELFIGISFLTILANLILFLLFPENTLWPFWISLVLFDIVVAVMSIATGGIDSRITFLFALPIVFVVYFQGLKGGIVQSLIALLFLYFLTRFHYNMPGEHLSIAPSPFTKKLTYFLVYIFIFASLTGVTLYFSNLLKRQEKDFIKYRLSSEEILSIVPSGILTISPAGEIIFANKSAREILSDSELSQFLGLVLEEKATLRSELEIGGKVLGYSLKILKDGTRIVVFQDLTEVKKLENERRELERLAFLGELSANLAHEIRNPVQAINMAMELILSKKVNPDEQLLRSVMYDAERLSEVVNRFLQYAKIPELRIAEVKIADVVARAFKNVVSLYQGNYKLRNSIPPDFMIPADETKLEELFINLFRNSIEADTKEYIDTLFLKPGEQIKLIDGSIYLAKNPAVIVRDYGKGMDSDVLKRSKELFFTTKKGGTGFGLAICERIMKAHGGNLLIYSVPGKGTDVILEFKLS
- a CDS encoding type II secretion system F family protein codes for the protein MARFIYTAKDKEGRIRTGVVNAKSSDEVVARLRNIGLIVVKVEEERKGFSLPFGGKPGFKDLAIFCRQFAVMIESGVSLTRALEILGEQTEKRKLKDAILKIKRDVEGGKSLGDAMKEHPSIFPDLIVQMVTVGEQSGQLVNTLKQAATFYEKMDSIKRKVVSAMAYPAVVFLVLIVVSTAMLLFVIPSFAKMYEEVGAKLPGPTLFVIGISKFLQRYFFIIAGALIVAILALRRFIKTEKGKFLWDNFTMRVMIFGPLIKKVAIARFARTLSILISSGVEILQSLKITGKASGNKVLEKAMDKVAQKISAGETITKPIQETGIFPPLVVHLISVGEESGRLGDMLSKIADFYDDEVDTAVSTLASTIEPIMIVIIGVFVGGMLIAMYLPIFGLAGTIK
- a CDS encoding type IV pilus twitching motility protein PilT, whose amino-acid sequence is MPDVTIKELLEEMVRKNATDLHLSAGAEPYFRIDKTLVPSGYKVLTPLDVKNLVYSLLSESQRAKLENELELDFAISIEGLSRFRCNAFFQRGTVACAIRRIPFKIPPIESLGLPPVVHSLVEKDKGLILVTGPTGSGKSTTLAAMIDRINQMRACHIITLEDPIEYLHRNKKAVIAQREVGQDTKSFATALKYVLRQDPDVIMVGEMRDLETIQSALIAAETGHLVLATLHTGTAIESVNRIIDVFPPYQQDQVRVQLASVLEGVISQKLLPRAGGKGMVLASEVLLATPAVQTLIRESRTHEMYSIMQSSQAFGMQTMNMSLASLFTQGLITLQTALLASPRPEELKKMVSMAPKSGR
- the pilB gene encoding type IV-A pilus assembly ATPase PilB; amino-acid sequence: MDVGKVVSVLLKYRLVDEATAMKIREEVKRTNKSPYKVIQEMGLMTEEQLLKILAREFKVQIAELGNEPIDPTLVQLIPREFCEKNEVFPLRRKGRVLFVAMADPTKWEVLDNLRFLTNFSIEPLLMSPEKIQNLIIKAYGEKSEVSEIAKELAEESQVEELEVVEEKEEEELTDAAAAAKDSTVQRYVLTLLREAIERKASDIHIEPFEKKLRIRFRIDGTLREIEPPPYRYARGIVSVVKIMSNLKIEERRLPQDGHLKIKDKLGRIIDFRVSTLPVKHGEKVVLRILDKSSLTLDLKKLGFEPDSLKKFEYAITRPYGMILVTGPTGSGKTTTLYSALSILNRPEVNIMTAEDPVEFEFEGINQVQVREEIGLTFAAALRSFLRQDPDIIMVGEIRDSETASIAVKAALTGHLVLSTLHTNDAPSTIARLVDMGIPPYLIADSLILVMAQRLVRKLCPQCKKPVQPTPEKLKLVGLDPSFLAGKVVYGEGEGNCDVCKGSRYKGREGIYEVMLITPTIREMILEERPIHEIREKAREEGMLTLREAALLKFQRGLTSLEEVIRVTMEG